Proteins co-encoded in one Balneolaceae bacterium genomic window:
- the porV gene encoding type IX secretion system outer membrane channel protein PorV, translating to MKKFFLSLAAIILLPIVAVQAQVGITAVPFLQIEPDSRATGMGNTGVAVADNASAIFWNPAGLAFQNQNQISVTHANWLPAFNADLFYDYLVGTYYVEGIGTIGGHITFLNLGEQIRTDETGLELGRFNSFEISAGLSYGFRISDNFSVGTGLRYIYSSLADGSVSGQDISPGSSVGIDLAALYKTDPFQVGNRQASFNAGFNLSNIGPGIQYTDNAQKDPLPTIMRLGWAYTMDIDANGINTLTLSNDISKIMARNENVGSDPDSPEYETMGVMEALFNSWGSYERFNGSETVDVTLGQQLMYGFGLEYWYDELFALRSGYYYEHPENGNREFITLGAGLRYNIFGVDFSYIYTLEDDHPLANTIRLSVLMNFR from the coding sequence ATGAAAAAGTTCTTCTTATCTCTCGCAGCAATTATATTATTGCCAATAGTTGCGGTACAGGCACAAGTAGGCATTACAGCTGTTCCTTTTCTTCAAATAGAACCCGATTCAAGGGCAACCGGAATGGGCAACACCGGAGTAGCTGTGGCAGATAACGCATCGGCAATATTTTGGAACCCGGCAGGACTTGCATTCCAAAATCAAAACCAAATTAGCGTAACACATGCAAACTGGTTACCTGCATTTAATGCCGATCTATTTTACGATTACCTTGTGGGAACCTATTATGTAGAAGGAATCGGCACTATTGGCGGTCACATCACATTCCTGAATCTTGGCGAACAGATTCGAACAGATGAAACAGGTTTAGAACTTGGCAGATTTAACAGTTTCGAAATCTCGGCGGGTCTTTCCTACGGATTCAGAATTTCAGATAATTTTTCAGTTGGTACAGGTCTTCGTTATATCTACAGCTCATTAGCTGACGGCAGCGTAAGTGGTCAGGACATAAGTCCCGGATCAAGCGTTGGTATCGATTTAGCTGCACTTTATAAAACTGATCCTTTTCAGGTTGGAAACCGTCAGGCATCTTTTAATGCCGGTTTTAACCTCTCGAATATCGGGCCTGGAATTCAGTATACCGATAATGCACAAAAAGATCCTCTGCCCACAATCATGCGTTTGGGATGGGCATATACAATGGATATTGATGCAAACGGTATCAACACTCTTACTCTCTCAAACGATATTTCAAAAATCATGGCTCGTAATGAAAACGTAGGAAGCGATCCCGATAGCCCTGAATATGAAACAATGGGTGTGATGGAAGCTCTATTCAACTCCTGGGGATCTTATGAGAGATTTAATGGTTCAGAAACCGTTGATGTAACTCTTGGCCAACAACTCATGTACGGTTTTGGTCTTGAATACTGGTACGATGAACTCTTTGCCTTGCGTTCTGGCTATTATTACGAGCATCCCGAAAATGGAAACCGTGAATTTATTACATTGGGTGCCGGCCTCAGATACAATATTTTTGGCGTTGACTTTAGTTATATCTATACGCTCGAAGACGATCACCCACTTGCCAATACAATTCGGCTAAGCGTTCTGATGAACTTCAGGTAA
- a CDS encoding T9SS type A sorting domain-containing protein — protein MTYLTSRSSGILILSLLFLFLVCFDVSSAQHPVKPKLNSLSPSFPSTDKKTPPSELKILGVMVEFQPDTNRFTSGNGTFSPGSIPYLENPGTNIDALPHDQNYFEAHLEFVKNYFEKVSDSQISVDYQVLPDIYILNKKMAEYSPIGENPDLSEMKNLISDVWALVGQNHTISTEFDSGDNIAFVIFHAGIGRDVELTGTNLDKTPQDLPSFYLSKQTLSDFLDDPSFSGFPIKNGDLLVDNSLIVPRTLTRAGTDAVGNQFILPLSINGLLTAQIGSHLGLPDLFNTETGRSGIGRFGLMDGAGIFSYNGLFPPEISAWEKSFLGWETPFLVESDIESTISLPAVSNHNNKSIAKIPISAKEYYLVENRHREPDNNGVTFTIKRPDGTYVNQTFTNQDGAIINQESGFDNLLEPGVVVDVSNYDFSLPGGIITENDGSERELNGGILVWHIDEGIIDSKIEEGGINNNPDRKGVDLEEADGAQDIGLPTSIGLSQNEVNGSPFDFWWLGNNARVVTQSDTIQFYENRFGPNTKPANNSNSGSPTNFELFNFSENLPVAHFSIRPVNPFSDLYELWDTQSNLQIETASIPDDPYWQRYPLAVQPMKNGWIMIPGYNGIRFYSPGDRELIDTNIERSSLQQPFLNETRLAIAENPFFSNNSLTVQTYSFENQEITKNLTYEVQPNGDFISSFQNNILDIDDTPFRIDLTNEEILQDNQSIQYSDRIGSYQSRIESGSLIIEYPGGSETYVLNQGDEYSRKYTGIVQSSQNRILFYLFEDDKLSLFKPDDDYKSRTFIHDSEKIEWPAIADFNRDGSPDFLFIDYSANQLIAKNVNGAFLSSFPLSAPQNVRFTGTPLVADINGDDNNELIITGYDQSSMNLYAFDEEGNPTEGFPLLVGGIKQSYSHPIHPLIFGDKLFAVSHFGELKVWEFLQIQNIQWRSKYGNQTTNKVSGFLKIEEPSNPALSLLNGEETYNWPNPARDETQIRFQTREPAEVRIKVLTMSGRIISDQTLQSKGNVSEEILLDTSSWASGGYYALVEAKAGGKKEHKLVKIAIAR, from the coding sequence ATGACATATTTAACTTCAAGAAGCAGTGGTATATTAATTTTATCACTGCTTTTTTTATTTCTTGTTTGTTTTGATGTATCATCGGCCCAGCATCCGGTAAAACCAAAACTCAATTCTCTTTCCCCCTCCTTTCCATCAACGGATAAAAAAACACCTCCGAGTGAGCTGAAAATTCTTGGTGTGATGGTTGAATTTCAGCCGGATACAAATCGATTTACATCTGGCAATGGAACATTTAGCCCCGGCAGCATTCCCTATCTTGAAAATCCGGGTACCAATATTGACGCTTTGCCACATGATCAAAACTATTTTGAAGCGCACCTGGAGTTTGTTAAAAATTACTTTGAAAAAGTATCTGACAGCCAGATTTCTGTCGATTATCAAGTATTACCCGACATCTACATATTGAATAAAAAAATGGCTGAATATTCCCCGATTGGAGAAAACCCAGACCTATCTGAGATGAAAAATCTTATCTCTGATGTTTGGGCACTTGTTGGACAGAATCATACGATATCAACTGAATTTGATTCCGGAGATAACATCGCCTTTGTCATTTTTCACGCTGGAATTGGCAGAGATGTAGAGTTAACAGGAACGAACCTCGACAAAACTCCACAGGATCTTCCCTCCTTCTACCTAAGTAAACAAACATTATCTGATTTTTTAGATGATCCCTCCTTCAGTGGTTTCCCAATAAAAAATGGAGATCTGTTAGTCGACAACTCGTTGATTGTTCCGCGAACTTTAACAAGGGCCGGCACGGATGCTGTTGGAAACCAGTTTATACTGCCGTTGTCAATAAATGGATTGCTAACCGCTCAAATTGGCAGCCACCTGGGACTGCCGGATCTTTTTAATACAGAAACCGGCCGATCTGGAATCGGTCGTTTTGGATTGATGGACGGAGCAGGAATCTTTTCCTATAATGGCCTTTTCCCTCCTGAGATCTCAGCATGGGAAAAATCATTTCTTGGATGGGAAACACCATTTTTAGTAGAATCAGATATAGAATCGACGATTTCACTTCCGGCGGTTTCTAATCACAATAATAAAAGCATTGCAAAAATCCCCATATCTGCAAAAGAATATTATTTAGTTGAAAATCGTCATCGTGAACCGGATAACAATGGTGTAACTTTTACAATTAAACGCCCGGATGGTACCTATGTCAATCAAACATTTACAAATCAGGATGGGGCAATTATAAACCAGGAATCTGGATTCGATAACCTACTGGAACCGGGAGTGGTAGTTGATGTGAGTAACTACGATTTTTCGCTTCCCGGCGGAATTATAACAGAGAATGACGGATCTGAAAGAGAGCTGAATGGAGGAATTTTAGTTTGGCACATTGATGAAGGAATTATTGATAGTAAAATTGAAGAAGGTGGAATCAACAATAACCCTGATCGTAAGGGCGTGGATCTTGAAGAAGCCGACGGCGCCCAGGATATCGGCCTTCCGACTTCGATTGGTTTATCCCAAAATGAGGTTAACGGCTCCCCCTTTGATTTTTGGTGGTTGGGAAATAATGCCCGTGTTGTCACACAGAGCGATACCATCCAATTTTATGAAAATCGATTTGGACCTAACACAAAACCCGCTAACAACAGTAATTCAGGTTCCCCGACAAATTTTGAACTCTTTAATTTTTCTGAGAATCTGCCTGTAGCACACTTCAGTATCCGTCCGGTAAATCCGTTTTCTGATCTTTATGAATTGTGGGACACTCAATCAAATTTACAGATAGAGACAGCTTCCATCCCCGATGATCCATATTGGCAACGATACCCATTAGCTGTCCAACCCATGAAAAATGGATGGATCATGATTCCTGGATACAATGGAATCCGGTTTTACAGTCCAGGTGATAGAGAATTGATCGATACAAACATTGAACGTTCATCTCTCCAGCAACCTTTTTTGAATGAAACCCGGCTTGCAATTGCTGAAAATCCATTTTTTTCAAACAATTCACTCACCGTTCAAACATACAGTTTTGAGAACCAGGAGATCACCAAAAATTTAACGTATGAGGTTCAGCCAAACGGAGACTTTATCAGTTCATTCCAGAATAACATTTTAGATATAGATGATACTCCATTTCGAATCGATCTGACGAATGAAGAGATTTTACAGGATAATCAGTCAATCCAATATTCCGACCGAATAGGAAGTTACCAATCCAGGATTGAAAGTGGTTCTCTTATCATTGAATATCCGGGCGGGTCTGAAACTTATGTATTAAATCAAGGTGACGAATACTCGCGCAAATACACCGGGATTGTACAATCTTCTCAAAATAGAATTCTATTCTATCTATTTGAGGATGACAAACTATCGCTTTTTAAGCCAGATGACGATTACAAGTCCCGAACCTTTATCCACGACTCTGAAAAAATAGAATGGCCCGCAATTGCCGATTTTAACCGGGATGGAAGTCCCGATTTCCTGTTTATTGATTATTCAGCCAATCAACTGATTGCAAAAAATGTGAATGGTGCTTTTCTCTCTTCATTTCCGCTGTCTGCCCCTCAAAACGTTAGATTTACCGGAACACCACTCGTTGCAGACATTAATGGCGATGATAATAATGAACTAATTATTACGGGATACGATCAGTCTTCTATGAACCTGTATGCTTTCGACGAAGAAGGCAATCCAACCGAAGGATTTCCCTTATTAGTTGGCGGTATAAAACAAAGTTACAGCCACCCCATTCATCCTCTCATTTTCGGTGATAAATTATTTGCAGTAAGTCATTTTGGAGAACTCAAAGTATGGGAATTTTTACAAATTCAGAACATCCAATGGAGATCGAAGTATGGAAATCAAACCACAAATAAAGTCTCAGGATTTTTAAAAATAGAAGAACCGTCCAATCCTGCTCTATCTTTACTTAATGGTGAAGAAACTTACAACTGGCCGAACCCAGCGCGTGATGAAACCCAAATCCGTTTCCAAACCAGGGAGCCCGCCGAAGTACGAATCAAAGTATTAACAATGAGTGGACGCATCATTTCCGATCAAACACTTCAAAGCAAAGGCAATGTATCGGAAGAGATCTTATTGGATACATCAAGCTGGGCCAGTGGTGGTTACTATGCTCTTGTTGAGGCAAAGGCCGGCGGTAAAAAGGAACATAAACTTGTTAAAATTGCCATTGCCCGATAA